In Anomaloglossus baeobatrachus isolate aAnoBae1 chromosome 6, aAnoBae1.hap1, whole genome shotgun sequence, the genomic stretch ACAATGATGGCTTAGCACATTCTAAGTACAgtataggctatgtgtgcacgttgcgtacagtcactgcagaattttctgcagcgatctgaagagcacatgtgcgcttcaaatcgctgcagaaaatgtccgtagtgaagccgattccatgcgctctgcctgcagctcctgccatagacagagcaggggctgcctgcaaagcgcacggaagaagtgacatgtcacttctagaacgcagcgcttcggcagtagccgaagcgctgcgctctaagatgccacgtgcgcacggcccctgcacaatctcaatAGActgtgcaggacgcatgcagttacgctgcgctacaaagcgcagcgtaactgcaggaattacgcacacgtgcgctaaCCGTTTTTAAGGAATATACAGAGCAGTTCAGTCAAAGTTTGTGTGTATAATGTTCTATGTTGTGTCCAACTGAACAGGGTTTCAGGATGTAATGGAGATTAGAAGGAAATCTGGCTCTACAGGTCCCAGTAACCATATTGCTGGCTGGTCTCCTGATACCAACTCTTGGGATGAGAATCTCTACCCTGCCTGGAAGTCTGGTGACTCTAGATGGGAGAACTGCTGGAGAGGTATTATGCGAGATGTACGCATGTGTCTCCATTTCACTGACAATTACTCTCAATCATGCTGCCTTAATCTTTCTGTCTAggtggcacagtggtggcattgctGACCAGTGACAGCCCTGCGCTGATAGGGTCAAATATCACATTTGCTGTGACCCTGCAGTTTCCCAGATGTCAGAAAGAAAATGATGATGGAGACATTGAATATGAAAGAGGATGTGGAAATGGTAAATGCAGCTTTACAATGATAGATACCGAATCCTTTCACAAGGTCATGTTATATCTTTGTCCTTCTAGTTTCTTCCAATTCCCTGGACCAATATGTGTACAACTGGACCAAGTGGATGGACTTCTGTGATGAAGGAAACTGCAGTTTTTCCAGCAACTTTCCAGATGGGAAACCATTCCCACATCACCCGCACTGGAGACGACACAACTTCATCTACATCTTCTCCACCCAAGGTAaaggttgtgatttttttttttttttttttttttttttttttaatgttgactATGTTCTAAACAAACTTTGACGTGCTTGTGATCTTGAAAAAGAATGCCTTAGATGGGTTCTCCAGGGAAAACGTGTCCTTGCCTAGCTATCGGATAGGTGACATTGGCTTTTGAATGGAGTGTCTGACCACTGGTACTAACTAGcagaattgttttgtttttttttatcccagTTGTATAATGAAGTGTCAGGTAAATTCCCTACTGCCTCTCCACTCATTCTCTGCGCACGGCTTTTTCTGGCAGTCTGGCATCTGACCcgatgctttaggctatgtgcgcacagtgcgtttttcacggcgtttttgcgcattttttcgggtgcatttttggcctcaaaactgcatgactttgcttccccagcaaagtctgagttttcaattttgctgtccgcacacaatttttttttttttttttttttttaaaagctgcgtttttgagctttaaaagaaaaataaacatgtaaattctttcctgtgtttttccccccatgcaatgcattggaaaaacgcaccaaatcgcggtaaaaacacatgtgttttttgCCTCGGGTGCAGTTTTAGCGCAAaacgcagcggcaaaaaaaaaacgcagtgtatgAACTTAGCCTTATATAGTAGGATAAAGATTCCATTCTGCTGATCAGTGCAGGAGGCAGCAGTCAAAAATCACTGATCCACAATATATCGCCTATCTATCGACTGGTGAGAGGTTGTCTAGGGGGAAACAAATAATCTTGACTTATTTAGGCTTCCCTTTTGCACATGGCCGAATCGGATCACTATGGCATACCAGCCGCTGACTTCTGTTGCACACATTGTTTATAAAATAAATTCCCCagacttttattttttctttatttttacaatattttacatacacaaaaaaaaatagTTGTAGTTACAAACCAGGTTCTCAAAGCTAATGCACTTACAGGGTGCAGACTCCACTTGATTTAGGCAGAGGTAAAAGCACGGGTGAAAATAGTCAATAACCAACTCATGAGGGTTGTAGACATCAACTGGTAGAATTAATTGCACATGGATAAGTCTTGTGTAGGCTGTCAGATGTAGTGCAGGTTCTAGCTTATAGCCTATTAATGACACCTAGCACTAAgtgaccctagtttacaaggcaaaCATTGCTGGGTCTGGCTCCATCCTGTATAGGAATGAGATAATGTAAATTATACATGAGGGATTTGCTGTCATTTTAACCAAAATTATACATCCTGTTTAtaaatgcatgttaaaaaaacaactTCTGGTAATTTTGAATTTTCTGTTTAAATTTTCAAAGACCCATTTCAAACTTGTGCATATTAGGATGATCCCGCTCTCCTAGAATGCTTAACTTGTACTTGTTGTAGCTGACTATGACTGGGGACTTTCTTTCTTTGCTCAGGCCAGTATTACCAAATGATGGGGAGATCTTCTACCATTTTGTCCATAAATACTACAAACATCACAGCCGGCACACAAATGATTGAAGTCACTGTCTTCAGAAGAGGTTACCGGAAGCATTACCCAGTTGCAAAAGCGAGCAGTAATTATGTAGTAACCGGTAAGTTGTGAAGTAGTGTGCACAGGAACCGAAGAACCCAGTCTAGAAAAGTCGTGGGGACTGATGCCTGCtaggatgaggacacatacaaaacACTTaggtgtcacacttgtgagtgccttgcGAGAGTCTCGCATTgtatcacccggcacagactcGCACTCTCCTCACAGAAGCGGGTcgtttgcatgcatctctatgcaactgACCTGCTCCTATGAGAGTCCGTGTCGTGAGATACAcgagacactcgcaagtgtgacaccggtctTAGGGGCAGACTTGTCACATTTTACAGATGCCAGCAAAGTCcagaatcctgaagtgtcatgcacatgTTGGTTATTTTCagcttgcagcatgtcaattcttgcagtGTCTGGCTACATATTTCACTCATACTAATGAGTGGgggaaaaaaatatgcaaaaaaaagtgGATTTCTTCTTTCCTACTAAGAGGtagaaatatctgcaccaaatacttaataTGTGCGCATACCCTTGTCAACAAATCAGTTACAAAGGGTCAGTCATAGAAGATGTGTAGTGCCCAGGGGTGAGGGTCAAATTTTTAACAGTTTTCTGTAAACCCTGCCCATTTGAAAAACCCATTTtggtagccacacccattttcacgcacttcctcaaccaaaaaatacaagtaattcaaATTAACATCTGTTTCCCCTTCTTATCCTCCTATACCATCACTCTACTgtcccagttgttccagtcactgttgtATTAAACTTTTTCtactatatattataaaatatataatataattatagagCCCTGTTAAAATTAAAACAGataaccttccccatacagatcttattcccttacagatcccatcccatgtgctccttttcccctgcagattctggtcttcctgcatctttggctcactgagcgcttacctgttccaagcaccggcggcctctcctgtCTTCCGTCGTCCGGCACACTGATGCTGGCACGATGAGCAACTTCACCACGCTGCCATGACCTCAGCGTCACTGcacgccaggtcagggagcagacaggctctacTGAACCCAGAAGTGCGCGTACGtaagtacggggattcatttgtgtttgtCTTAAAGACAGTAACCCAAGTGAATAGAGAATGGAGCAGTTTCTTGCTGGTTCAGGCAACCGGCTGCTCTTTTAACAACCAGTTCGCCTGAACTAGACAGAACCAGCTGAATTCTACACCTGGTAGTGCCCAataggcactgtgctgttctgattGCACTGTAAATTGAATGCTGGGGGTTCATAACCACATTACATGCATGGCCAGCACTCAACTTGCTGCCAGATTACCTGTAAAAATGAAAGTTGTATATATTCCAGAAGCAGAATTATGGAGgaacggagaccctgattccaatgatgacaCTTGCTGGGTTTTATTTTATCACAAGAGATTATAATTTGTCTTGTCTCATACGTAACTTCCCTCCAGCACTGACTAGCAGGTCTGTCACTAGAGTACACAAGGCTGCCCCTTGGtgggggttatacaaagctcagcattaAGACTCTGCTCCATCTGCTTGGAACTAATTTTATatcttttgggttttgtttttttttttttttatttagatcaAATTCCATTTTATGTGAAGCTGTCTCAAAAGAATGACAAGAATTCCTCAGACAACATCTTTATTAAGGATTCACCAATCACCTTTGACGTCCGAATCCATGATCCAAGCCATTATCTGAATAAATCTAAACTGAGCTTTGCCTGGGATTATGGTGATGGGAATGATTCCCTTTCCAATAGTCCAGTCTCTATTCATAACTACACCCAGATTGGAAACTTCAGTGTGAACTTGACTATCAAAGCTGCCATTCCTGGTCCATGTAAACCAGCTACACCCACTCCAATCCATACAACACTTCTACCAACTCCCACCAGTGCTTTCACCACTACCAATTCCACTGGTAAGtgggaatctatatatataattgccttattctgtctgtctgtctgtcatgctccgaaattgtgtccttacggtgacacaaagctgattggccgctgggctcgccatggccccgccccccccacacggattggcctctcgccccggctctctgcaggccccgcccccctcacgcaatccacgctcgctcttgcccaactgacacggagccccgattcccaggtgagtacacacacacacacatcagatcacactcactctcacactcactctcacactcactctcacactcactctcacactcactctcacacacacctcacacatcacaacatgctgggatatcgcttgcttctacaccggctccgtcaggatcccagcagcgccacacataaccttgcgatgctgggatcttcacggaggccgtgaaagctggtaaccattatacacatcgggtaactaaggtcccttagttacccgatgtgtatcatagttaccagtgtacaccggctcacacacacctcacacacacatcacacacacatcacatcgcagccacacatcaaggtcctgcagctgcggaaaatacagacacataacagcacgcacataacagcacgcacataacagcacgcacataacagcacgcacataacagcacgcacataacagcacgcacataacagcacgcacataacagcacgcacataacagcacgcacataacagcacgcacataacagcacgcacataacagcacgcacataacagcacgcacataacagcacgcacataacagcacgcacataacagcacgcacataacagcacgcacataacagcacgcacataacagcacgcacataacagcacgcacataacagcacgcacataacagcacgcacataacagcacgcacataacagcacgcacataacagcacgcacataacagcacgcacataacagcacgcacataacagcacgcacataacagcacgcacataacagcacgcacataacagcacgcacataacagcacgcacataacagcacgcacataacagcacgcacataacagcacgcacataacagcacgcacataacagcacgcacataacagcacgcacataacagcacgcacataacagcacgcacataacagcacgcacataacagcacgcacataacagcacgcacataacagcacgcacataacagcacgcacataacagcacgcacataacagcacgcacataacagcacgcacataacagcacgcacataacagcacgcacataacagcacgcacataacagcacgcacataacagcacgcacataacagcacgcacataacagcacgcacataacagcacgcacataacagcacgcacataacagcacgcacataacagcacgcacataacagcacgcacataacagcacgcacataacagcacgcacataacagcacgcacataacagcacgcacataacagcacgcacataacagcacgcacataacagcacgcacataacagcacgcacataacagcacgcacataacagcacgcacataacagcacgcacataacagcacgcacataacagcacgcacataacagcacgcacataacagcacgcacataacagcacgcacataacagcacgcacataacagcacgcacatacacacataacagcacgcacataacagcacgcacatacacacataacagcacgcacatacacacataacagcacgcacataacagcacgcacataacagcacgcacatacacacataacagcacgcacataacagcacgcacatacacacataacagcacgcacataacagcacgcacataacagcacgcacatacacacataacagcacgcacataacagcacgcacatacacacataacagcacgcacataacagcacgcacataacagcacgcacatacacacataacagcacgcacataacagcacgcacatacacacataacagcacgcacataacagcacgcacataacagcacgcacatacacacataacagcacgcacataacagcacgcacataacagcacgcacatacacacataacagcacgcacataacagcacgcacataacagcacgcacatacacacataacagcacgcacataacagcacgcacataacagcacgcacatacacacataacagcacgcacataacagcacgcacataacagcacgcacatacacacataacagcacgcacataacagcacgcacataacagcacgcacatacacacatatcagaacgcacataacagcacgcacataacagcacgcacatacacacatatcagaacgcacataacagcacgcacataaatcagatcgcactcactcacacacacaaatcagatcacactcactcacacacacaaatcagatcacactcactcacacacacacatcagatcacactcactcacacacacaaatcagatcacactcactcacacacacacatcagatcacactcactcacacacacacatcacatcgcatccacatactcacaacatcctgggatatcgcttgcttctcggcctcgatactgtgctgttgtgatcttccaggacctgccggaggatcacatggccagaagcatgtgatatccccggatgttgtgagtataagcgcgtatgtgcgatatcgtcagtgtctgtgtgtgtgagtggatgcgatcgggtgtgtgtgagtggatgcgatcgggtgtgtgtgagtggatgcgatcgggtgtgtgagtgtcggcagaggagcacggcgtgctggaggaggctgggagcagagaggctgatcatggggaaggctgggaggagagaggctgatgctgggggaggctgggagggggaggctgggacgagggaggctgatgctggtggaggctgatgcttggggaggctgggagcggaaggctgatgctgagggaggctgggagagggaggctgggaggaaggaggctgggaggagagaggctgatggtgggggaggctgggagggggaggctgggacgagggaggctgatgctggtggaggctgatgcttggggaggctgggagcggaaggctgatgctgagggaggctgggaggaaggaggctgggaggagagaggctgatcctggggaaggctgggaaggggaggctgatgctgggggaggctggaaggagagaggctggaaggagagaggctgatgcatggggaggctgatgctgggggaggctggaaggagagaggctaatgctggtggaggctgatgcttggggaggctgatgctgggggagactgggaggggaaggctgagggaggctgggaggaaggaggctgggaggagagaggctgatcctggggaagactgggaacgggaggctgatgctgagggaggctggaaggagagaggctgatgctgggggaggctggaaggagagaggctgatgctgggggaggctgatgcttggggaggctgatgctgggggagactgggagcggaaggctgatgctgagggaggctgggaggagagaggctgatcctggggaaggctgggaaggggaggctgatgctgggggaggctggaaggagagaggctgatgctggtggaggctgatgcatggggaggctgatgctgggggagactgggagcagaaggctgatgctgagggaggctgggaggaaggaggctgggaggagagaggctgatcctggggaaggggaggctgatgctgagggaagctggaaggagagaggctgatgctgggggaggctgagggaggctgggaggggaaagctgatgctggggaaggctgggaggacggaggctgggaggagagaggctgatcctggggaaggctgggagagggaggctgatgctggaaggagagaggctgatgctggcggaggctgatgctggggaggctgggagagggaggctgatgaggagggaggctgggagaggtaggctgagagaagagaggctgatgcgcgcgcgcacacacacacacacacacacacacacacacacacacactgggaaccacaaacaactgccctacacagacacccacacacacagacaacgctgcacacacacaacacccaacacacaaacaccgcggcacacacaaatatacgcacataccgcacaacacacacattgcacaaaacatacctccccccaaaacacaccacacacaaaccgcgcaacacacacacaacgctacagacacacagcgctccacaaacaacgcaacacacgcaacacacatacaacaccgctctcaccccccgtcacacccagacaacacccagaacatgtacagcgcctacacaaacacttggtaactacagacaacatctatatatatatatatatatatatattatatataaacaaaaatcatacatgaactacacaatacgtaaattctagaatacccgatgcgtagaatcgggccaccttctagtgtgactAATATTGATGTAATATGGAGCTTTCATGAGTGTCCTGTGCAGGGGCCCAAATCTCACATTCTCATTAGGTTGTATATTCTCCATCTTTTCTTTGCAGGTAACTCCACAGATCTACCACCCACTGACACTCCTCAGCCCACTGACATATCCAATGTTACCACTGGCCATACAACCGCTCCATATACAACCCCTGCTCCAGACTGCTTCATATACAGATATGGCTATTACAAGGACAACATCACAATTGTCGGTGAGTTGTCTGCTGCTTCTATACTAATGTTGGCAATATAAAGGGCCTGGATCCTTACTACTTTACTAACTTTTAGATGGTATCCTTGAGGTAAACATCATTGATATGACGAGTGTCCAAATATCCGCATCTCCAAGTGGGAGCTCCGTAATTGACTTTGTGGTCACTTGTGAAGGAAGGTATGTCTCTGCAAATAGTAAAGATATCTGTAACACTTCTACTGCTGCTCCTTGTCTGATGGCCACTGTTCCTTCAGCCTCCCTACAGATGCCTGTACAATAGTCTCAGATGACAGCTGCATGGTTCCCCGAGACATGGTGTGTGATGAAGTTCCAGCTTCTGCTCAATGCTTGCTGACCCTAAGAAGGGCATTTGAGCCAGGATCCTACTGTGTCAATATTACCCTGAGCGATGGTGCAAGTTTGGCTCTTGCCAGTACACTGGTGTCTATAGATGGTGGTAAGTGGCTCTGTACTGGTAATATCCAGCCAATGGCAGCTCCTGGTTTACACACAAATGTAATTAAGAAGCTTACAAATGAATAAGTGAGCTCTCACCTTTGTTTTATACACTGTTTTCTTAAAGTGGAGTGTAAATAACTATGCAGTTTATTCCAGTCCTCCACTACAAATGTTTTTGGCCTTCAAATGTGATATTGGACACTGGGGGTTTACAAAAAACTTGTTTGCAAACCAACCTCTACTGATATATAATACACTAGCTATTAAATCCGTTCTACGCCCGGGTGTCGAGCATGTTTATTGTACAAAAACTTTGGTGTAAACTCTGGTCTTtaagttggtgtgtgtgtgtgtgtcttgccaCCACCATCCCTATGGCCAGCACATGCACTATACTATGTTCATGATTTATTGAatccttcaataaaatggcaccgaagTTGGTTGGCAGTATACAGTCActgactctggcaccattttattgaagaattcaactacaatGTGGACATAGCACTGGGCACGTATCAGCCAAACAATTCAACCCCGGCTTGGATTAAGGATCTGGTTGTCTATGGACaagcaatcagagctcagctttcacttcacCTCACaacttcaatgctgaaagctgcactctggttgctataggcaacctgaACAATCTTACTGGAAGGCAATTTTCTGAAAGGACAGATGGGACATCTTTCTCTTGGTTTTAGTTAGAGGCATGGCCTGTGACTGGACAGGGTGGGTCTTGGGCACTGCTGGAGACAGTCAGTAGCTGTGGCTGTCCTCTTGCCATCATCTCTTCAGACAGGGTGCATTCATTTTATATAGTGAAGAATACATCTAATTTTTATTCTCCTTCTAGGGTCTACACAACAGTCGGTGTCTACAGTACTTATTCCTCTCGCTCTCATCGCCCTTGTTCTGCTGATCGGTTTTGCCTTGTACAGGTGAGTTTGTTCCAGCTCTTCTTTGTGATTTTGGGATTCACTTGTTACCTAAACTTGTGTGTCTGACAAGTCTCACTGCTGTaaatgtagcgcccagagaagggggtactcggtctcgggatgtcactctggtggctgttgcccggtcccatgctctGGGCCTCATTTCTTAATGTGGGGTGTTTACAGGGgagaagagtttttgtcatgtgatgccacctgtgggttgcagttagGGATGGAGAACTGTTGCTGCTTAAGgtaggtactcccagggctggtggtggtagtggcagctgtgatagtAGGCCCTTG encodes the following:
- the LOC142243431 gene encoding protein QNR-71-like gives rise to the protein MLQAAVQGLVVLCLVSGIQAGKRFQDVMEIRRKSGSTGPSNHIAGWSPDTNSWDENLYPAWKSGDSRWENCWRGGTVVALLTSDSPALIGSNITFAVTLQFPRCQKENDDGDIEYERGCGNVSSNSLDQYVYNWTKWMDFCDEGNCSFSSNFPDGKPFPHHPHWRRHNFIYIFSTQGQYYQMMGRSSTILSINTTNITAGTQMIEVTVFRRGYRKHYPVAKASSNYVVTDQIPFYVKLSQKNDKNSSDNIFIKDSPITFDVRIHDPSHYLNKSKLSFAWDYGDGNDSLSNSPVSIHNYTQIGNFSVNLTIKAAIPGPCKPATPTPIHTTLLPTPTSAFTTTNSTGNSTDLPPTDTPQPTDISNVTTGHTTAPYTTPAPDCFIYRYGYYKDNITIVDGILEVNIIDMTSVQISASPSGSSVIDFVVTCEGSLPTDACTIVSDDSCMVPRDMVCDEVPASAQCLLTLRRAFEPGSYCVNITLSDGASLALASTLVSIDGGSTQQSVSTVLIPLALIALVLLIGFALYRTSKEHKPIENASDGRSGQGIAVYFSQVKDVFFKRNNEHDPLLKSKATII